A stretch of DNA from Bactrocera neohumeralis isolate Rockhampton chromosome 6, APGP_CSIRO_Bneo_wtdbg2-racon-allhic-juicebox.fasta_v2, whole genome shotgun sequence:
TGGCGTTTTCAGTTTAAAACTGTCTAGCGCGCACCTGTTGATCGGCCAACTCTTCGGGTGTGGGATGTGCGCGTATGTACTCAATGGCTCGCTGTATGTGTGCTGGCACCGGTGGTGGCGTAGGAAGCGCATCGGATTGCGGCTGATAGCCATTCTCATCGGCTACGTAAATAATTTGCACGAATTTTCCTTCCGGCGAGTAGTGACGGAAATAACCCTGAGCATATTGTCCACCCACGCCATCCTCGCGATGTTCGGCGCCATTCGATTGCGCTATATCAAAACTGTAAGAACCATCGATGTTCAATTCGGTAGCATAGCGGGTTATGGTGGAGTCAGCCTCTGCTCGCGCAGTAGCCAACAGGCCAGTGATGACAAAGGAGATTAGTAACAGCTGCAAAAAAGTGAAACAGAGATCATAATTTTAGAATGCTgtattttggtataatttcatgAGCACTAGTATTGTTTTTATTCAGTTTTCATGCCAACGAAACAGAAGTTTACCAGCTTGTGTAGTTGAAGTAATTAGCAATATTAACGGACAGTAAtctaaatgaatgaatgaatgagatgatctaaaaattagaaatattgtttttctgGATTTAGTACATCTTTATATCCCAAAGGGttcttgaaagaaaatattttatgtggcaatatatcatatgtatattatataaaacttaGAATGGGTTTTTGGCCATGTTCGTCTGTTATCTAATATTCTTAAACTAGTATCTGAGTGACAAATGAACCCACTTCCCAGCAGTATTTGACGCTGTTTAAATACAGTCCGAAGGGTTATTATGCTGCCACACGATTGATAGCAGTTCAAAACAATTCTTGTGAGGAAAATATTAGAGACAATATATAACAGTCAAAATGTAGAATGG
This window harbors:
- the LOC126761926 gene encoding larval cuticle protein 4 produces the protein MIVKVGLSGTTTVERLPTVFLPDLLLISFVITGLLATARAEADSTITRYATELNIDGSYSFDIAQSNGAEHREDGVGGQYAQGYFRHYSPEGKFVQIIYVADENGYQPQSDALPTPPPVPAHIQRAIEYIRAHPTPEELADQQVRARQF